A region of the Deltaproteobacteria bacterium genome:
TCCCAGGGTTCAAGGGTTCAAGTGGTTGGCGGAGCCTTCCAAGCCGGCCTCAATGCTTTTCACTCGGCCCCTTGGCCCCTTGACCCCTCGGCCCCTTGACCCCTCGGACCCTTTCTTTTAGTAAGGGTTCAAGGATCCCAGGGTTCAAGTGGTTGGTGTAAGACCCCCCAAGCCGGCCTTTAATCTTTTCACTCGGCCCCTTGGCCCCTAAAACTAAAACTATCGGCTTCAGCCGATCTATATATTGCAACTTCGGCGAACTCGACACTTACAAGATTCAGGCGGGAAAAAGGGAGGAACCTGCCGGTGTTTTTCAAAGTCAAGACCACGGAAGAGGTTCTTGAGATTGTGAAGGGTTTCGACCCCGTGGAGGGGGAGACGGTTTCCCTTAGAGAGGCCTTTGGCCGGGTCCTTTATGAGGACGTGTTCTCACCGGAGGATCTCCCCGGTTTTCCTCGAAGTTCCATGGACGGATACGCCGTGAGGGCAGGGGACACATACGGGGCGAGTGAGAGCCTGCCGGTTTTCCTGGAGGTCGTGGGCGAGGTGACTATGGGCGAGATCCCGGCCCGGCGTGTCGGCCCGGGAGAGGCCGTAAAGATTTCCACAGGGGGGATGATTCCTGAAGGAGCCGACGGGGTTGTTATGGTGGAATACTGTCATGTGCTTGATGAGAAGACCATCGAGGTGATCCGTGCGGTCTCACCCCAGGAAAATATCATCCTCCCCGACGATGACATTTCGAAAGGCTCGCTCGTGCTCGGCAGAGGAAGGCGTCTCAGACCCCAGGACCTGGGGGCCATGGCGGGACTTGGTATCCTTGAGGTTAAGGTATACAGGCAGCCCCGCATCGCGATCATATCGACCGGGGACGAGGTCATTCCGCCCGGTGAAAAACCTAAGCCGGGACAGATCCGGGATATCAACACCTATACCCTGGGGGCGTTTTGTGAGCAAAACGGGGCCGTTCCGCTGTACCTCGGGCTCTGCCGGGACGAGTTCGAGCCACTTCGGGAAAGTGTGGAAAAAGGACTTCGGGGGGCGGATTCGGTATGGATATCTGGTGGCAGTTCCCTGGGCACCCGGGATCTGACCGTGAACGTGCTGGAATCCTTCGATTCGTTGGAAATCCTCGTTCATGGGATCTCCATCAGTCCTGGAAAGCCGACGATTATCGGAAAGGCGGGGGCAAGGGCCGTCTTCGGTCTGCCGGGTCATACCGCCTCGGCCATGGTTGTTGCGGAGGTCTTTCTGAGGCCCTTCCTCTCCGCCCTGGCCGGACAAAGGGTGGAGGAGTCGGAAGCCCCGGTCGGGAAGGTGGATGCGAGGCTGACCCGGAACATCGAATCTGCCGGAGGAAGGGATGATTTCGTCCGGGTGCGCCTTATCAAGGAAGATGAAGGATGGGCCGCGGAACCCATATTCGGAAAATCCGGCCTTATCTCGACCCTCGTGGAGGCCGACGGGTTGGTAAGAATCGATCGGAATACGGAAGGTCTATACCAGGACCAGAAGGTGCAGGTGCTCCTTTTGAGACCCTGGTAAAGGAGCGAAGATTGAACCCAAATCTTGCCTCCTGGAATCCTTGAACTTTTTTGAGATAAGGGAGAGAATCCTTGAAACGAAATATCTACCTGGAAATGAAAAGTGTTGAGGAGGCCAAGGCGATCATCCGCTCGCGATTCGTGACCGAGAGAAGAACGGGTCCGGAGGAGATCGCCGTCGAGGAGGCCTTGGGAAGGGTGACGGCCGAACCCGTATTCGCCCGGTTTTCTTCTCCGACCTACCATTCAGCGGCAATGGACGGGATAGCCGTGAGGGCCAGGGACACGTTCGGAATCAGTGAGCGTCACCCCAAGATCCTGGAAATCGGCAGAGATGCCGTATGGGTCAACACCGGCCAGGCCATGCCGGAAGGATTCGATTCGGTTATCATGGTGGAAAAACTCCACCAGAAGGATGAAAACAGGATCGAGATTCGCTCTGCAGCCTATCCCTGGCAAAACGTGCGAAAGGTGGGGGAGGATATCATAAAGACCCAGTTGTTGTTTCCCCAGAATCACCGGATCCGAGCTTACGACCTCGGCGCGTTGGTTTCGGCCGGGGTCTTTTCCCTGAAGGTCTGGAGAAGGCCCCGGGTCGTCATCATCCCGACTGGTTCGGAACTCGTCCATTTCAAAGACGTCCGCGGTCAGGAGGAACTCGGCCGGAATCGGATCATCGAGTATAACTCCTTGATCCTGGGCGGGCTGGTCCGGGAATGCGGGGGAGAAGTTGTCATCTACGATATCATTCCCGACGTGGAGGAGGAGATCCGAACGGCCCTTCGCAAGGCTGTGGATTCCGAAGCCCACGTGGTGCTCGTCAATGCCGGTTCATCGGCCGGGAGCAAGGATTTCACGGCGGGGATCATCCGGGAGCTTGGCGAAGTTCTTGTCCACGGCGTTGCCATGATGCCGGGAAAACCGACGATCATCGGAGAGATCGACGGCAAGGCGGTGATCGGGAATCCCGGTTACACGGTTTCCGCCACCCTCTCTTTTCAGCAGTTTGTGCGTCCGATCCTCTACGGCCTGCAAGGGCTGAAACCACCGAGGGAGAAGACCGTACTGGTGCAGCCCTCAAGGGATATTCCCTCGAAGCTGGGCGTGGAGGAATTCATACGGGTAAACATTGGGCGGGTGGGAGAAAAAACCGTGGCCACGCCCCTTCCCCGGGCGGCGGGCTCCATCACCAGCCTGACCCGCTGCGAGGGGATCCTTCGGGTTCCCGCCTTATCGGAAGGAGTCCGGCAGGAGGAATGGGTGGAGGCGGAACTTCTCGTTGATGAGGAGGAGATCCGGAACACCGTTTCCATCATCGGAAGCCACGACATGACTATAGACATCCTGGCCGACGAAATCAGGCGAAGGGGACACGATATCCGAATCTCCTCTGGAAATGTGGGGAGCCTCGGCGGGTTGATGGCCATCCGGAAGGGAATCTGCCATATGGCAGGATCCCATCTCCTGGATACCAAGACAGGAGAGTACAATCTTTCCTACGTTCAGAGATACCTCAAGGGGATCAAGGTCGCGATTTTCCACCTTGCCCTCCGGGACCAGGGATTGATCCTCGCAAAGGGAAATCCAAAGGGTATCCGTGGAATCGAAGACCTGCGAAGGGAGGATGTGACCTTCGTGAACCGCCAGGCCGGGGCGGGGACGCGCATCCTGCTCGACTATAAGCTCTCCCAGGCTGGAATCCAGGCCGAAAAGATCCGGGGATACGACCACGAGGAGTTCACCCATATGGCCGTTGCGGTGGACGTGCTGAGCGGAGCGGCCGATTGCGGCATGGGGATATTCGCTGCGGCCAAGGCCCTGGACCTTGATTTCGTTCCCATCGAAAGGGAGCAGTACGACCTGATCATTCCATGTTCCCATTTGAAAAATCCGCAAATCCAGGAGATCCTGGAAACGATAAGGTCTGATAAGTTTCGGGAACGGGTCTCTTCCCTGGGTGGATATGATCCTTCCCGGAGCGGGGAGTTGTGGTTGGAGGTGGACTGAAGCCGGCTCCTTGGAGAACTCCGGTTCAACCTCCTTTCAAGGGAAACCAGGAATGGAGGGAAAAATGACATCTTTTTACCTTCGATCGAGACATTGGCTCGTAAACGAGAACGACAAGATCATCATGGGGGAGGGACGAAAAGAAATTTTTGAAAACATTGAAAAGACGGGGTCCATCAACCGGACCGCCCAAATCATGAAAATGTCTTACAAGGCTGTTTGGAGCAAGATAAAGGCCACGGAGAACGCCATGGGCGCGAAGCTCGTGGAAACCAACAGAAAGCAGGGTTCTCACTTGACCCGGCAGGGGAAAGAACTCCTTGAGAGCTACAGGGAAATGCAGAAAAAATGCCTGAAGTCTGATGACCGGATCTTCAAATCGGTTTTCGATTAGCCTGCGCCCAACCACCGGTTTCATAAAAACCTTGCAAGGCAAGTCCTAGAATTTTATAGATATAGGGCGAATCGGATCTGGCCGGAGAAGCGAGGGGGCCATGGTCCGATATAAAGGCCCGCCCTCCTGAGTCTTCAGGGACGGCTTTCGAGGAAAAGGATTTCGTTTGCCGCCTGGATGCGAATTTTGCCGAGGTCATTCCGGGTATCCCCCCATGACGAGAGGAAAGAATGATGGATTCCTTCACCCTTTCGATGCTGGTTCTCCAACCGGGAGCGCTTTCCACCGGAACCTTTTTCGAAAACGATATCGTGCAGATGATCCTCCATGCCGGAGCCATGGTGAAGTTCGTCATGCTCATCCTGCTGTCCTTCTCCCTGGTGTCCTGGGCCATTATTTTTATGAAGTGGCGATTTTTTAGAAGGGTAAGGCAAGAGACGGAGTATTTTTTTGATCTGTTCTGGGAGGAGACGGCCCTGGAAAAGATCAAGAAGGAATGTGAGGATCTGGCCTTCAGCCCGGTGGCGCACCTATTTCGTTCCGGGTACTCGGAACTCAGGAAAACAGGGAAGATTCAACTCCCCCATACCTCGGACGATTGGGGCAATGCCATGAAGGCCCTACTTTTCAACGTCGAAAGGGCCCTTCGCAAGACCGCCATCGAACAGAGCACGAGGCTTGAGAAGGCCCTTTCTTTCCTGGCGACGACCGGCAACACGGCACCCTTCATCGGGCTGTTTGGAACCGTTTGGGGGATCATGGAGTCATTCCGGGGGATCGGATTAAAGGGCTCGGCCAGTCTGGCCGTTGTGGCCCCGGGAATCTCGGAGGCATTGGTGGCCACCGCGGCCGGGCTTGCGACCGCGATTCCCGCAGTGGTCGCCTTCAATCACTTCAACCAAAAGGCGATGATAGCCAAATCAGAGATGGACACCTTTTCATCAGAATTCCTGAATCTAGTAGAAAGGCAGGTTTTGAAGAAAAAGACTGCTCCGCGAAAGGCCCAAACAGCCTGATAAACCGGCCCGAGAGGCGTCGAGTCGGGTCTGCAAGATCGAAACACGTCACAAAAGATACGGGGGAGTGTGACCCAAGATGATCACGAACGGGGGAAACGGGAAAAGATTCATGTCTGATATCAATGTCACGCCCCTGGTGGACGTGATGCTCGTGCTCCTCATCATCTTCATGGTGACGGCTCCCATGATGATACAGGGGGTGGAAGTGAATCTGCCCCAGACAACGACCCGGAACATCAAGACCGAAGAGGATCCCCTCACCTTGACCATAAAAAAGACCAAGGAAATCTATCTTGAAGATCGACTCATTCCCCTCGATGAGCTTGAAGAAAAAGTGCGGGCCATTTTCAAATACAGGCGGAACAAGGAGGTCCTCCTCCGGGCTGACAAGGACGTACCCTATGGGATCGTTGTCCAGGTGATGGCGGCCGCCAAAAGGGCCGGTATCGACAAGCTGGGCATGGTCACGGAACCCCTTGAATGAGGAAAGTCGGGTGACTCCCTGACAGGTTCGGTGCTTCAGGGGTCTGGCTCAATCTCGTAAAAAAGGGAGATATACCTCCGTTTATCTCGACCTAGATCCAGCAAACCCAGAAGGTTTCTACAATGAGGGCCACAGAAACACCATATTCG
Encoded here:
- a CDS encoding molybdopterin biosynthesis protein gives rise to the protein MKRNIYLEMKSVEEAKAIIRSRFVTERRTGPEEIAVEEALGRVTAEPVFARFSSPTYHSAAMDGIAVRARDTFGISERHPKILEIGRDAVWVNTGQAMPEGFDSVIMVEKLHQKDENRIEIRSAAYPWQNVRKVGEDIIKTQLLFPQNHRIRAYDLGALVSAGVFSLKVWRRPRVVIIPTGSELVHFKDVRGQEELGRNRIIEYNSLILGGLVRECGGEVVIYDIIPDVEEEIRTALRKAVDSEAHVVLVNAGSSAGSKDFTAGIIRELGEVLVHGVAMMPGKPTIIGEIDGKAVIGNPGYTVSATLSFQQFVRPILYGLQGLKPPREKTVLVQPSRDIPSKLGVEEFIRVNIGRVGEKTVATPLPRAAGSITSLTRCEGILRVPALSEGVRQEEWVEAELLVDEEEIRNTVSIIGSHDMTIDILADEIRRRGHDIRISSGNVGSLGGLMAIRKGICHMAGSHLLDTKTGEYNLSYVQRYLKGIKVAIFHLALRDQGLILAKGNPKGIRGIEDLRREDVTFVNRQAGAGTRILLDYKLSQAGIQAEKIRGYDHEEFTHMAVAVDVLSGAADCGMGIFAAAKALDLDFVPIEREQYDLIIPCSHLKNPQIQEILETIRSDKFRERVSSLGGYDPSRSGELWLEVD
- a CDS encoding LysR family transcriptional regulator; this translates as MTSFYLRSRHWLVNENDKIIMGEGRKEIFENIEKTGSINRTAQIMKMSYKAVWSKIKATENAMGAKLVETNRKQGSHLTRQGKELLESYREMQKKCLKSDDRIFKSVFD
- the tolQ gene encoding protein TolQ, whose amino-acid sequence is MILHAGAMVKFVMLILLSFSLVSWAIIFMKWRFFRRVRQETEYFFDLFWEETALEKIKKECEDLAFSPVAHLFRSGYSELRKTGKIQLPHTSDDWGNAMKALLFNVERALRKTAIEQSTRLEKALSFLATTGNTAPFIGLFGTVWGIMESFRGIGLKGSASLAVVAPGISEALVATAAGLATAIPAVVAFNHFNQKAMIAKSEMDTFSSEFLNLVERQVLKKKTAPRKAQTA
- a CDS encoding molybdopterin molybdenumtransferase MoeA; this encodes MPVFFKVKTTEEVLEIVKGFDPVEGETVSLREAFGRVLYEDVFSPEDLPGFPRSSMDGYAVRAGDTYGASESLPVFLEVVGEVTMGEIPARRVGPGEAVKISTGGMIPEGADGVVMVEYCHVLDEKTIEVIRAVSPQENIILPDDDISKGSLVLGRGRRLRPQDLGAMAGLGILEVKVYRQPRIAIISTGDEVIPPGEKPKPGQIRDINTYTLGAFCEQNGAVPLYLGLCRDEFEPLRESVEKGLRGADSVWISGGSSLGTRDLTVNVLESFDSLEILVHGISISPGKPTIIGKAGARAVFGLPGHTASAMVVAEVFLRPFLSALAGQRVEESEAPVGKVDARLTRNIESAGGRDDFVRVRLIKEDEGWAAEPIFGKSGLISTLVEADGLVRIDRNTEGLYQDQKVQVLLLRPW
- the tolR gene encoding protein TolR; protein product: MITNGGNGKRFMSDINVTPLVDVMLVLLIIFMVTAPMMIQGVEVNLPQTTTRNIKTEEDPLTLTIKKTKEIYLEDRLIPLDELEEKVRAIFKYRRNKEVLLRADKDVPYGIVVQVMAAAKRAGIDKLGMVTEPLE